Below is a window of Actinomycetota bacterium DNA.
CACGTTGGTCGTCCCACCCGGGATGATCCCGAGCCGGACGTCGCTACCCGCCAGCGGCTGGATGACCTCGTTGAGGGTGCCGTCCCCGCCGTGGCTGAAGATCACGTCGACGCCGTCGCGGACCGCTGCCGCGGCTATCTGTGTCGCGTGGCCAGGATGCTCGGTCTGTTGCACGTCGAGTGGTATCTGCGAGGCCAGGGCGGCGGCGATCACGTCTCGGACGTTGGCCTCCGTGGCTCTGGCGTACGGGTTGAACACCAGCAGCCCGCGCATCGCCCCAGCCTTTCACCCGCGACGTTCGACGCTAAACGCCCGCCGCCGTGCGGGGCGTCGCCTCGCCCCTGCCACCAGGCGTTGACCCCCACGAGCGGCGGTCGGTAGGGTCGCGCACTCCGTGCACGGACGGAACATCGCGATGGCCCTACCTGAGCTCGACCCGGAGCAACGCCGCCAGGCACTCGAGAAGGCCGCTTTCGCCCGCCGTGTCCGCGCCGAGCTCAAACAGATGCTGAAGACAGGAGAGGTGACGCTCCGCGACGTCCTCGACCGGGCCGACGACGTCGAACCGATCGCCAAGATGCGCGTTTCGGAGGTCATCGAGTCCATGCCCAGCTACGGCAAGGTCCGGGCCCGCGAGCTGATGGAGCGGCTCAACATCGCAGCGTCGCGGCGGATCCGTGGCCTGGGCAGCAACCAGCGGTCGGCGCTACTGGCTGCGTTCGGGGAGAGTGACCTCCGGTGACCGGCCACGAGGCCGGTGATCGTGGCCGCCTCGTGGTGATCTCCGGTCCCAGCGGTGTCGGGAAGGGCACCGTCGTCCGTGGCCTCCTGCAGCGGCGAGCGGACCTCGAACTGTCGGTCTCGGTCACCACGCGTCCGCCCCGACCCGGCGAGGTCGACGGCGTCGACTACCACTTCGTCGATGATCCCACCTTCGACGCGATGATCGAGCGCGGTGAGCTCTTGGAGTGGGCACACGTCCACCGCCACCGCTCGGGCACCCCCCGCGCTGGCCTCGAGGAGCGGCTGGTCAAGGGCCGCGACGTCGTCCTGGAGATCGACGTGCAGGGCGCGATGCAGGTGCGCGATCGCGTCGGCGACGCGCTCCTGATATTCCTGGCTCCCCCCTCCGAGGAGGAACTCGTTCGCCGGCTCGTCAGGCGAGGCACGGAACGAGACGACGAGCTCGCCGTGCGGCAGGCCGACCGTGCCCGCGAGCTCGCGGCCGCGACTGCCTTCGACCACGTCGTCATCAACGACGACCTGGACGACTGTGTCTCCCAGGTCGCCGAACTCGTCGACGGTGGCCGCTGATCGCGTTGGCGCGTCGAGAGAGATGGTCGTGTCTCGACCACGGATCCGCGTCAGCCAGGGGGTGTCCCCGCGGGGGTGTGCCGCCGCCAGCCCGGTGTCGAGGGTCGCGGTGCCATGGCGGCCGGTGCGCAGTGATGGTGGCGCCACGGACGCCCCGCAACCAGTGCCCTGCCGGCGGTCTCACGGTCTTCAACCGGCGGATCGAAAGGCACGGGCTCACCGCAGGTCAGGCATGGCTGGATGACCCGCACCTCGAGGTCCGCACCGTCCTCACCGTCAGGGCGATGCAGCGCGAACCGGAGCTCCTCGTTCTCCATCCACAGCACGAACGTGCTGTCGACGACCTCCCAGTCGACGTCCACACCGGCGTCTGGGCAGCTGGCGAGCGGCTCCCACCGGTGGGTCGAGATCGACAGGCCCTCCATGGCCCCGCTCAGTGCCTCGGCATCACGCATGAAGTCGGAGGCGCGTTCCCGGAGCAGGTTCATGAACTCCTTGGACAGCTGCTTGGCCAGCATCGCGATCCCTTCGCAACGACGTGGCGGTGACGCTACCCTTCAGGTCGACCCCCACGCCGAGGTGATCGCCATCACGCGCATCGACGACTTGATCGACAAGGTCGACAGCCGGTTCACGCTGGTCCACCTGGCGGCCAAGCGTGCCCGTGAGATCAACGACTACTACGCACAGCTCGGCGAGGGCCTCGGCCAGCACGTCCCGCCTCTGGTGTCGACCGAGTCGAACAAACCGCTGTCGATCGCCCTGCAGGAGATCGCTGAGGCGAAGGTCGAACCGCGCTGGCCCGACGAGCAGGCGGTGGTCGAGGATCCCCTGGCGTTCATCGACGAGGACGTGTCCGACGAGGACGTGGCCGGCGGGGACGTGGGCGGCGAGGACGTCCCCGGCGAGGACAGCCAGGCGTAGGACGGTGCCGGCCCCGCGCGACGAGGCCGGCTCCCAGGGGCCGCCCACCCTCGAGCACACCCGGGTGCTGCTGGGCGTCACCGGCGGGATCGCTGCGTACAAAGCCGCGCTGGTCGCGCGCCTGCTGGTGCGAGCCGGTGCCACCGTCGACGTCGTGCTGACCGACGCTGCCAGCCGCTTCGTCGGGGCAGCCACGTTCGTTGGCATCACCGGCCGCCCCGCCCACCGCGACCTGTGGGCGGAGCTCGAGACCTCCTCCGACCCCGAGGCGCCCCGCCAAGCACCCCACATCCACGTCGCCCGCCGTGCCGACGCGGTCGTCGTGGCTCCTGCCACCGCCCACCTGCTGGCTCGCCTGTCTCACGGCCTGGCCGACGACCTGCTGACCAACGTGCTGTTGATGGTCACCTGCCCGGTGCTGCTGGCCCCGGCCATGCACACCGAGATGTGGGAACACACGGCCACCCAGGCCAACGTCGCCACGCTCCGCCACCGGGGGATGCACCTGGTCGGTCCGGAGGAGGGCGAGCTCGCGGGGGGGGACGTCGGCGAGGGTCGCATGGCCGAACCCGACGCGATCATCGCGGAACTGGCCCGCCTGCTCGCCCCGGCCGGGTCGCTGGCCGGGCGGTCGGTGGTGGTGACCGCCGGTCCCACCCGCGAGCACCTCGATCCGGTGCGGTTCATCAGCAACCGCTCGTCGGGGCGTATGGGGTTCGCTCTGGCCGGCGAAGCCGCCCGACGGGGCGCCGAGGTCCACCTGGTGGCTGGTCCGGTCCAGCTCGCGACCCCCTCGGGGGTCACCCGTCACGACGTCGTGTCGGCCCGCGACATGCACGACGTGGTCCTGTCGCTGGCGGACGACGCTCACGTCATCGTGAAGGCGGCTGCGGTCGCCGACTTCCGCCCCGCGCAGGCTGCCGCAACCAAGCTCAAGAAGTCCGCCGGCACCCCTGACATCGCCCTGGAGCGCAACCCCGACATCCTCGCGGAACTCGGCGCCCGCCGCGACGGACACGGCCCGCCGGTCCTCGTCGGCTTCGCCGCCGAGAGCGAAGACCCGGAGCGGTACGGGCGGGAGAAGCTCGAACAGAAGCGTGTCGACCTCATGGCGGTCAACGACATCAGCGCCGCGGACGCCGGTTTCGAGGTCGCCACCAACCGGGTGCTGGTGTTGGGACGCGACGGGCGGCGGATCGAGCTGCCGCTGGGAACCAAGGAGGAGATCGCCGCTCACCTCTGGGACCAGATCGGCGAACTGCTCGGCGAACTGCTCGGCTAACCTCCACGCCGATCACCCCGCCGTCCGCACTCACCACCTCACCAGGAGCGCCGCCGTGCCGCGCAGGACCCTCTTCACGTCCGAGTCGGTCACCGAGGGCCACCCCGACAAGCTCGCCGACCAGGTGTCCGACGGTGTCCTCGACGCGATCCTGGTCAACGATCCGGCCGGGCGTGTCGCGTGCGAGACCCTGATGACCACCGGGCAGGTCTTCGTCGCCGGCGAGATCTCCACCGACTGCTACGCCGACATCCCCCGCATCGTGCGCGACACCATCATCGGCATCGGGTACGACCACCACGACGCCGGCTTCGACGGGAACACCTGCGGCGTCTCGGTCGCGATCGACGAGCAGTCACCGGACATCGCTCAGGGCGTCGACCGGGCGCAGGAGGCCCGAGACACCTCCCACGACGAGCTCGACCAGCTCGGTGCCGGTGACCAGGGGATGATGTTCGGCTTCGCCTGCACCGAGACCGACGAGCTGATGCCGCTCCCGATCCACCTCGCGCACCGGCTGGCGCAGCGGCTCGCGGCCGTGCGGAAGGTCGGCGAGATCCCCTACCTGCGACCCGACGGGAAGACGCAGGTCACCGTCGCCTACGAGGACCACCGTCCGATCGCCATCGACACGGTCCTGATCTCCGCCCAGCATCGCCCCGAGATCGACCTCAACACGCTGCTGCGCCCCGACCTCGAGGAGTTGGTCATCAAGCCGCTCCTCCCCGACGACGTCGACACCGCGGACATGCGCATCCTGGTCAACCCCACCGGACGCTTCGAGCTCGGGGGCCCCCACGCGGACGCGGGCCTGACCGGGCGGAAGATCATCGTGGACACCTACGGCGGGTCCGCCCGCCACGGCGGGGGAGCGTTCAGCGGGAAGGACCCGACCAAGGTCGACCGGTCTGGTGCCTACGCCGCACGCTGGGTCGCCAAGACGGTGGTCGCTGCTGGTCTCGCGGAGCGCTGTGAGCTGCAGGTGGCCTACGCCATCGGCGTCGCCCACCCGGTCTCGCTCATGATCGAGACGTTCGGGACGGAGCAGGCAGATCCCGACCACATCCTGAAAGGGATCCGCGAGACGTTCGACCTCCGGCCGGCGGCGATCATCCGCGACCTGGACCTGCGACGGCCGATCTTCCAGGCGACCGCGGCCTACGGCCACTTCGGCCGAACCGGCGCGGCGTTCACCTGGGAGAACACCGACCGGGCCGATCAGTTGCGGGCCGCGGTCGGCGTGTGACGCGTCAGAGCGGTGACGCCGTCGCACGGTGAGACGGCGCGCCGCGTGACGCGCCGGGGCGCGTGAGCACCCCCCGGGTCGCCCGTGTCGCCGTCGAGGTCGCCCCGATCCACCTCGACCGGCTGTTCGACTACCGCGTCGGGCCGGACGTCGCGGTGCAGGTGGGATCCCGGGTCGAGGTCGTCTTCGCCGGCCGACGGGTCCGTGGGCTCGTCGTCGAGCTGACCCAGGCCACCGACGTCGCCCCCGAACGGCTGCGAGACGTGCGTCGCGTGCTGGGCGCCCACGCGTGGGTGGCGGCCGAGGAGCTGGCGGTGCTGCGTTGGGCGGCGGAGCGTTTCGCCGCCCCGCTCGCTGATGTGGTGCGCCACGCCCTGCCCGACCGGGTGGTGGATGTGGAGCACCGCGCCGGATCCGCCGGCTGGTACCCGCCCGGCGCGGCACCACGCCCCGCCGATCCGCCGCCGCGGTCGCCTGACACCGCGGCGTGGGAGCTCTACGCCCAGGTTGGGCGAGCGTTGCACGCCGCCGCAGCAGCCGGCGGGGGCGCCTTCTACTGGCGGCCGCTGCCGTCGGAGGACCTCGGCGCGCGCCTGACCGAGCTCGCGGGCGCGACCCTGGCCGGGGGCCGCGACGTGCTGCTGGTGGTCGCCGAGCCGGTCTCTGCAGCTGCCGACGCGGTCGTGGCCGCCTTCCCCGACGTCACCGTCGACGTCCGGGGAGCGAGCGGGGCGCGCCGTACCTACCGCGGGTGGCTGGCGGGGCGGTGCGGCGCGGCGCGAGTCGTGGTGGGCGAGCGTCGGGTCGCGTTCTGGCCGGTCGATCGCCTCGGCTTGGCGGTCGTCGTCGACGAGTCCAACCCGGCGCTGAAGGAGCGGCGCTCCCCGCGGCACCACGCCCGCGAGGTCGCGCTGGAGCGTGCTCGGCGAGCTGGCGCTGTCGCCCTGCTGATCGGGACCGTCCCCAGCGCGGCGTCGTGGCGTCTGCTGTCGGAGCGTCGCCTCACCCCGGTGGTCCCCGCCCGTGGCGCCGAGCGCGCCGCCGC
It encodes the following:
- a CDS encoding integration host factor encodes the protein MALPELDPEQRRQALEKAAFARRVRAELKQMLKTGEVTLRDVLDRADDVEPIAKMRVSEVIESMPSYGKVRARELMERLNIAASRRIRGLGSNQRSALLAAFGESDLR
- the gmk gene encoding guanylate kinase, with the protein product MTGHEAGDRGRLVVISGPSGVGKGTVVRGLLQRRADLELSVSVTTRPPRPGEVDGVDYHFVDDPTFDAMIERGELLEWAHVHRHRSGTPRAGLEERLVKGRDVVLEIDVQGAMQVRDRVGDALLIFLAPPSEEELVRRLVRRGTERDDELAVRQADRARELAAATAFDHVVINDDLDDCVSQVAELVDGGR
- the rpoZ gene encoding DNA-directed RNA polymerase subunit omega — protein: MIAITRIDDLIDKVDSRFTLVHLAAKRAREINDYYAQLGEGLGQHVPPLVSTESNKPLSIALQEIAEAKVEPRWPDEQAVVEDPLAFIDEDVSDEDVAGGDVGGEDVPGEDSQA
- the coaBC gene encoding bifunctional phosphopantothenoylcysteine decarboxylase/phosphopantothenate--cysteine ligase CoaBC, encoding MPAPRDEAGSQGPPTLEHTRVLLGVTGGIAAYKAALVARLLVRAGATVDVVLTDAASRFVGAATFVGITGRPAHRDLWAELETSSDPEAPRQAPHIHVARRADAVVVAPATAHLLARLSHGLADDLLTNVLLMVTCPVLLAPAMHTEMWEHTATQANVATLRHRGMHLVGPEEGELAGGDVGEGRMAEPDAIIAELARLLAPAGSLAGRSVVVTAGPTREHLDPVRFISNRSSGRMGFALAGEAARRGAEVHLVAGPVQLATPSGVTRHDVVSARDMHDVVLSLADDAHVIVKAAAVADFRPAQAAATKLKKSAGTPDIALERNPDILAELGARRDGHGPPVLVGFAAESEDPERYGREKLEQKRVDLMAVNDISAADAGFEVATNRVLVLGRDGRRIELPLGTKEEIAAHLWDQIGELLGELLG
- the metK gene encoding methionine adenosyltransferase, translating into MPRRTLFTSESVTEGHPDKLADQVSDGVLDAILVNDPAGRVACETLMTTGQVFVAGEISTDCYADIPRIVRDTIIGIGYDHHDAGFDGNTCGVSVAIDEQSPDIAQGVDRAQEARDTSHDELDQLGAGDQGMMFGFACTETDELMPLPIHLAHRLAQRLAAVRKVGEIPYLRPDGKTQVTVAYEDHRPIAIDTVLISAQHRPEIDLNTLLRPDLEELVIKPLLPDDVDTADMRILVNPTGRFELGGPHADAGLTGRKIIVDTYGGSARHGGGAFSGKDPTKVDRSGAYAARWVAKTVVAAGLAERCELQVAYAIGVAHPVSLMIETFGTEQADPDHILKGIRETFDLRPAAIIRDLDLRRPIFQATAAYGHFGRTGAAFTWENTDRADQLRAAVGV